Genomic DNA from Leptospira venezuelensis:
TCGGTACCCTGCCTCCGTATCCGATAGAACCCCTTTTAAACGAGGGAGAAACTACTCTTTCCGTAGATGAAAATGATGCTGCGGATATTATGTTTGCAATTCAAAACCCTCCTAGTGACGGAAGTACTGTCCAATTCAAATTTTATAAAAATGATAATATAACCTTCGCAACGGATTATAATCCGGACCAAGGAGGATATCAGAATTATCTTACCGTGGATTTCGGACCCGATCCTCAAAATTCAAACTTCGATTATAAAAGCGGCTTTCAGATTAATTCGCAGGAAGATGAGAACTGTTTAAATAACTATTATGATCTTGTCGCAGTAGAAGTCTCCTCCGGCATATCCCAGACTTTCAAAGTAAAAGTAAACGATGCTGATAAATGTATCTTTGTCGCTACGAATAACGGATCTGGTTATACTGGAAACTTTGCCAAGAAAGGCATTGATAATGCAAGTTTTGCCGGGCCGGTAGAAGTTGCGGATAATATTTGTAACTCAAATATTCCAGACGGTGTGAACAAGGACGTTAGTTATAAGGCTATGATTGCAGTAAGTTATAGCACAAGTGGTAATCTTAGAAACCCTTCTACTGATTGGGTATTTAGTTCTTTCCGTAAATATTATAGCCAGGGAGGTAAGAAGTTAGCATACTCTTTCAGTTCTGGTACTACAATCGGATTTGCAAATGCTGCTCAGTGGACAAATTCTCTCGGGACTGGCGGCAGAATATGGACAGGTTTCAGCTCCATTGATTGGACCACTGATACACCTACAGTAACTCAGTGCGCGGGCTTGGCTCCTTCAGGAGCACCTTTCTCTTCTTGGTATTCCGCTACAGCAACCGGAACCCAAGGACTCCTTACCGCAGTAGATGGGGATTCTATCGCGGAAATGACAAATACTGATCCAGCTGTCGTGATCCCAACGCTATGCTCTCAAAGACGTAATATTGTCTGTGTAGGACAATAGCCTTTTTTATTAAACGAATAAAGCCAATCTGACAGATTCAGAAAATCCCCCAAATTAATGGGGGATTTTTTTTCGAACAAACCTGCGATTTATATCTAATTTCTAAATATTTTAGTAAAAAAATTATTCACTCGAAAGAAAATGAATCAAAGAGTTTAAAATCGATTGTTACATTTGTCATGGGGAAAACTACCTGAATTTTCCTCTCTTCGCAATGGAGAATACAAATGAAAAGATTCCTGAATTCAAACAAAGCAATAAATGGATTTTCCCTCTTAATTCACGGATGTTTTCTATTCTCACTCTTACAGGCACAAGGTTGCAATAGCGCCAAGGCAATCAGTATAGATGCAAGTTCTTCTGCAATAGGCGCCCTACTCTCAGATGGTGACTTTGGTGTTTTCGGTAATCTTGGGAATGCAGGAGGAACTTCTCCTGCTGCTACTTCTCCCATAAACGTTTCTTTAAGCGGTTACGTAAATGTTACAGCCAATGATTTAAGCCTTACTTTATCTGATTCGACAGATAGCACTACCCAGACATTAGCATTGACTGCGGACGGTTCTTATTCTTTCTCTGCGGAGATTACTAGCGGGGATTCCTATTCGATCTCATTAGACTCTTATACACAAGGGCAGTCTTGCAGTATTTCTTCAAATGGAAGTGGAACAGCAGGTACTACTGGAACCGCTACGATCGTATGCGAAAGGCAATTAGCAATTGCTGCAGGCTGGAAAAATAATTCTGGTGTTCCCGTGTTAAAATT
This window encodes:
- a CDS encoding DUF1554 domain-containing protein: MDPSIFWNLFGTLPPYPIEPLLNEGETTLSVDENDAADIMFAIQNPPSDGSTVQFKFYKNDNITFATDYNPDQGGYQNYLTVDFGPDPQNSNFDYKSGFQINSQEDENCLNNYYDLVAVEVSSGISQTFKVKVNDADKCIFVATNNGSGYTGNFAKKGIDNASFAGPVEVADNICNSNIPDGVNKDVSYKAMIAVSYSTSGNLRNPSTDWVFSSFRKYYSQGGKKLAYSFSSGTTIGFANAAQWTNSLGTGGRIWTGFSSIDWTTDTPTVTQCAGLAPSGAPFSSWYSATATGTQGLLTAVDGDSIAEMTNTDPAVVIPTLCSQRRNIVCVGQ